In a genomic window of Scheffersomyces stipitis CBS 6054 chromosome 4, complete sequence:
- a CDS encoding lipoate ligase (go_function catalytic activity~go_process protein modification) produces MFSIIRRRPVSQRAILTTSLVRREFLSNVQVPFQDDLTSTDFDDFNLGDFQHYQESPDVIAKRYEMMNETIPEPENQPYISTDTSISNLQDLVQLKEPLVFQSKLTSPYLNLAIESYIYDNMPKPETDDINYNRLMFYVNSPCVVIGKNQNPWKEVNLPLLTNLMIPLVRRKSGGGTVVHDLGNINYSFMTTKEKFDRFQFAHLVRDAVNSSGFGKYQLEVNDRGDITTTKQEDGVNYKISGSAYKLSRGKSYHHGTMLLNSRLDVLGKLLHRDENKLGKVDASNVINSVKSKVSNLEMESDKFVEVVSSGFQNVYGTVEQCNVEQAESEEEFDQNELFGLSDFVSANSTKNVKKFTIDEMTELPSAIVEVAEELKTWAWRFGSTPKFTHELYNNKLGFKVKFFVGKNAKVEGFELSFMNFTERPISEAKIRDSFEYLETFIKDNNLEYTGSNVAGFITNDIISDWVGESIDGTV; encoded by the exons ATGTTCTCTATAATACGAAGACGTCCAGTGCTGCAGAGAGCCATTTTAACGACTTCTTTAGTACGGAGAGAATTCCTTAGCAATGTCCAAGTACCGTTCCAGGATGATCTCACCTCCACAGAttttgatgatttcaacCTAGGAGACTTCCAGCACTACCAGGAGTCTCCTGATGTGATTGCAAAGAGGTACGAAATGATGAATGAAACTataccagaaccagaaaa CCAGCCCTATATTTCTACAGatacttcaatttcaaatctacaagatTTAGTCCAGCTCAAGGAGCCTTTGGTATTTCAGTCTAAATTGACAAGCCCATACTTGAATCTTGCTATTGAGCTGTATATCTACGACAATATGCCTAAGCCAGAAACTGACGATATCAACTACAATAGGTTGATGTTCTATGTCAACTCTCCTTGTGTAGTGATAGGCAAGAATCAAAATCCGTGGAAGGAAGTCAACTTGCCTTTGCTCACAAATTTGATGATACCACTTGTTCGTAGAAAGTCCGGCGGAGGAACGGTAGTTCATGATCTCGGAAATATCAACTACTCGTTCATGACAACAAAGGAGAAATTTGACCGATTCCAATTTGCTCACTTGGTCAGAGATGCTGTAAACTCGTCCGGCTTTGGAAAGTACCAGCTAGAAGTAAATGACCGTGGAGATATCACGACCaccaaacaagaagatggagtCAACTACAAGATCAGTGGATCGGCTTATAAACTCTCACGTGGAAAGTCGTATCACCATGGAACgatgttgttgaatctGAGATTAGATGTATTGGGTAAACTTTTACACAGAGACGAGAACAAATTGGGAAAAGTCGATGCCAGCAATGTGATTAACTCGGTGAAATCAAAAGTGTCCAATTTGGAAATGGAGTCAGACAAGTTTGTAGAAGTCGTCAGCTCAGGATTCCAAAACGTTTATGGAACTGTTGAGCAATGCAATGTAGAACAAGcagaaagtgaagaagaatttgatcaGAACGAATTATTTGGCTTGTCTGACTTTGTATCTGCAAACTCGACGAAGAATGTTAAAAAATTCACTATTGACGAGATGACTGAATTGCCTTCAGCAATTGTAGAGGTAGCTGAAGAACTCAAGACCTGGGCTTGGAGATTTGGGTCTACTCCCAAATTTACTCACGAATTGTATAACAACAAGCTAGGCTTTAAAGTCAAGTTTTTTGTAGGAAAAAATGCAAAGGTTGAAGGTTTCGAATTGTCATTTATGAATTTTACAGAAAGACCTATCTCAGAAGCAAAAATCAGAGACAGTTTTGAGTATTTGGAAACTTTCATTAAAGATAACAACTTGGAGTACACTGGCTCTAATGTTGCTGGATTTATCACCAATGATATCATTTCGGACTGGGTTGGCGAGTCTATTGATGGGACAGTGTAG
- the POP4 gene encoding rRNA and tRNA processing → MSSPLSFHNQHNSMEKRNILEKHLLSRCYDSESIIEQLLDTRYSHGGDQKPVIVFKKTFPEKEKQKSILHREISDKSQTITKSRKHNARLQLRNYIKQTTSNQKKLVHKIQKHNRECIAKSQQIPFPIEAMLKRYRIPRYEDFNNLSHLWQSYMGDLLFSNGTIPTMSVLLPKLSSADYTGCLLTVTQSRNTNMVGTRGIVVVDAQFSFILCVPRSELSKEWNESKESFTPSEMVGGFRMVPKKGTLFSFDVIVPKKISIEEGNENNAADSDDHDDECVGFTLIGSRFEFRAVDRAGKKFKSHTVDDIL, encoded by the coding sequence ATGAGTTCACCTCTTTCATTCCACAACCAGCACAATTCCATGGAGAAACGAAATATTTTGGAGAAACATCTTCTCCTGCGTTGCTATGACTCTGAAAGTATAATTGAGCAACTTTTGGACACCCGTTACTCCCACGGTGGAGACCAGAAACCTGTCATagtgttcaagaagactttcccagagaaagagaaacagaagtCTATACTACACCGAGAAATTTCAGACAAGTCCCAGACCATTACCAAACTGAGAAAACACAATGCTCGCCTTCAACTCAGAAACTACATCAAACAGACCACAAGCAATCAAAAGAAGCTTGTCCacaagatccagaaacaTAATCGAGAATGTATAGCCAAATCTCAACAGATTCCGTTTCCCATTGAAGCCATGTTGAAACGCTATAGAATACCTAGATACGAAGACTTTAACAACCTCAGCCACTTGTGGCAGTCATATATGGGCGACTTGTTGTTTAGTAATGGAACCATACCCACTATGTCTGTTTTACTTCCAAAATTGCTGAGTGCTGACTACACAGGTTGTCTATTAACTGTTACGCAATCTCGTAATACAAATATGGTGGGAACCAGAGGCATCGTAGTAGTAGATGCACAATTTTCGTTTATTTTATGTGTTCCACGTAGCGAATTGTCCAAGGAATGGAACGAGTCTAAAGAGAGTTTCACTCCGTCAGAAATGGTGGGTGGCTTCAGAATGGTTCCCAAGAAAGGAACCCTTTTTTCTTTCGATGTAATAGTACCGAAAAAGATAtccattgaagaaggaaatgaaaataatgCAGCTGATAGTGATGATCATGATGACGAATGCGTTGGGTTCACCTTGATAGGGTCAAGGTTCGAATTCCGTGCTGTAGATAGAGCAGGtaagaagttcaagagtCATACTGTGGATGACATTTTATAG
- a CDS encoding predicted protein, whose protein sequence is MAEGQLSYKKPSLQTGANGSRSQVSSPQLNTNNSNNSVPGSPSTPTVGTRKISSRRKALQEFYNIQEKEDVNGSENTPTKSSGHDQINLQDPAELASFVKNASIEEILKLRNSVSSKLNTHDSEKKSIIYDNYYELIKLSQTLESISNARPQFSNSTTLNGLGIYEENGQNTSEAKDSDYLESTLSELSSFITSESSKFNDNFETIVQKLQENNTNDFDSAASIISIVDDNNKFSAVDRKSLSVEVNQLLNKKLLEQLPEDQKGQVITEIETILQSLDVHKDELLILQLNDIKKSLIS, encoded by the exons atGGCAGAAGGACAGTTGTCGTATAAGAAGCCATCGCTCCAAACTGGGGCTAATGGCCTGCGATCACAAGTTTCTTCTCCTCAACTAAATACTAAtaactccaacaattccGTACCGGGCTCTCCATCAACACCTACGGTGGGGACCAGAAAGATTCTGTCGAGAAGAAAGGCACTTCAGGAATTCTATaatattcaagaaaaggaagatGTCAACGGATCAGAAAATACTCCAACCAAAAGCAGTGGCCATGACCAAA TCAATCTCCAGGATCCAGCGGAATTGGCCAGCTTTGTGAAAAACGCTTCAATCGAAGAAATTCTCAAGCTCAGAAACTCAGTATCGTCCAAATTGAACACTCACGATCTGGAAAAAAAGTCCATTATCTATGATAACTACTAtgaattgatcaaattaAGTCAGACCTTGGAAAGTATATCCAATGCTAGACCACAGTTCCTGAACTCTACTACACTCAACGGTTTGGGAATCTACGAAGAAAACGGTCAAAATACTTCTGAAGCCAAAGATAGCGATTATCTTGAATCAACCCTTCTGGAGTTGTCTTCGTTTATCACTCTGGAACTGAGCAAGTTCAATGATAACTTCGAGACGATAGTTCAGAAACTACAGGAAAACAACACAAATGATTTTGATTCAGCGGCGAGCATTATATCGATTGTAGACGATAACAACAAGTTTTCTGCTGTTGATAGAAAGTCATTATCAGTAGAGGTGAACCAGCTTTTAAACAAAaagcttcttgaacaattgcCTGAAGACCAAAAAGGTCAGGTTATAACCGAGATTGAAACCATTCTCCAATCGCTAGATGTCCACAAGGACGAACTACTCATTCTACAACTCAATGATATTaagaagtcgttgattTCATAA
- the RPC34 gene encoding 34-kDa subunit of RNA polymerase III (C) (go_component nucleus~go_function DNA binding; DNA-directed RNA polymerase activity~go_process transcription), whose protein sequence is MAELSEKAHLLHSKMLESPSSTLFNQEELQQMLHISTPVELLNLAQELMNKKLVKLVKQDGDLKFQAVSTTEANKITQMTDDEAMVYSYIEASGREGIWTKTIKAKTNLHQHVVVRCLKALENQRYIKSIKSVKHPTRKIYMLYNLQPSIEVTGGPWFTDSELDTEFIDSLLTVIWRFTASKTYPTAFQPPSSANNPIQASYPSNHTGFVNLDAIMEFIIANKITNIDLGLNDIRSLCDVLVYDDKLELISHTTDTYKATWQSVLEAGYGRAYNEEGNEGLISATLRKNLNNQPFTVFEHYAVIAENGEDSDIVYMDAWSQD, encoded by the coding sequence ATGGCTGAACTTTCAGAGAAGGCACACTTGCTTCACAGCAAGATGTTGGAGTCTCCTTCCTCTACTCTTTTCAACCAAGAAGAGCTTCAACAGATGCTCCATATATCGACTCCAGTAGAGCTTCTCAACCTTGCACAGGAGTTGATGAACAAAAAACTCGTTAAATTGGTTAAACAAGATGGTGACTTGAAGTTTCAGGCCGTTTCAACGACAGAAGCGAACAAAATCACCCAGATGACAGACGATGAAGCCATGGTTTATTCTTATATTGAAGCCTCAGGAAGAGAAGGGATATGGACAAAAACCATCAAGGCAAAAACCAACTTGCACCAGCATGTTGTTGTAAGATGCTTGAAGGCGTTGGAAAACCAGCGTTACATCAAATCTATCAAATCAGTCAAACACCCTACAAGAAAGATCTACATGTTGTACAACCTCCAGCCATCTATAGAAGTTACAGGTGGACCCTGGTTCACAGACTCCGAACTCGATACTGAGTTTATAGACTCACTTTTGACAGTCATCTGGAGATTCACTGCTTCCAAAACATATCCCACTGCATTCCAGCCTCCTTCCTCTGCCAACAATCCTATACAAGCTTCGTATCCTTCTAACCATACAGGGTTTGTAAATCTAGATGCCATTATGGAGTTCATCATAGCCAACAAAATCACCAATATCGATCTCGGACTCAACGATATCAGGTCTCTTTGTGATGTCTTAGTCTATGACGACAAGTTGGAACTCATCAGCCACACCACCGACACTTACAAGGCTACCTGGCAGAGTGTGTTAGAGGCCGGCTATGGCAGAGCGTACAATGAGGAAGGAAACGAGGGACTTATTCTGGCCACGTTACGTaaaaacttgaacaaccaGCCGTTCACTGTATTTGAGCATTATGCTGTGATAGCAGAGAATGGAGAAGACTCCGATATCGTGTATATGGACGCATGGAGTCAAGACTAG
- a CDS encoding predicted protein — protein MDDNLLEELEGLKNITKQPTAFKKKIISSKKSSQRTKLSFDDEEESGTEGSIQLPVLSRLDQPKVVSNRKNFQSVPVFTSKRAFSSKSGIRSQSSSEHEMELELDDDPENNPVVENPELLDASLREKLVVTPVPVVVQTKKYVPIETNRFEPLSDRQFKKQLKTEYADEYNYDDGTEKEQPKENEETDIVINTEDMMAEDEPLDLRQNTNFSINSDRYDFELDDDEDSDEEVDDSVSKRNKNKKVELREILTVEEQVTAMKNSIHQLEIAKLEQETKKKQLENDLETVRSKLDALRTELASL, from the coding sequence ATGGACGATAATCTTCTCGAAGAACTCGAAGGTCTCAAAAATATCACCAAACAACCAACAgccttcaagaagaaaataatttCCAGCAAGAAGTCAAGTCAGAGGACAAAACTCTCAtttgacgatgaagaagagtctgGAACTGAAGGTAGCATTCAGCTACCCGTGCTCAGTAGACTTGATCAACCAAAAGTCGTATCCAACCGAAAGAACTTCCAAAGTGTCCCTGTTTTCACAAGTAAGAGAGCATTCAGTCTGAAATCTGGAATTAGGTCgcaatcttcttctgaacaTGAAATGGAGCTTGAGCTAGATGACGACCCAGAGAACAATCCTGTGGTAGAGAACCcagagttgttggatgCCAGTTTACGCGAGAAGCTAGTGGTAacaccagttccagtagtGGTGCAAACGAAGAAGTACGTTCCTATTGAAACTAACCGATTTGAACCGCTTTCAGATAGacaattcaagaaacagcTTAAAACAGAATACGCGGACGAATACAATTATGACGACGGAACAGAGAAGGAACAACCgaaagaaaacgaagagaCAGATATAGTCATCAATACAGAAGATATGATGGCGGAAGACGAGCCTTTAGATTTACGGCAGAACACAAACTTTTCTATCAACAGCGACAGGTACGACTTTGAGCttgacgatgatgaagattctgacgaagaagttgatgataGTGTCTCGAAAAGgaacaagaataagaaGGTAGAACTTCGTGAGATACTCACAGTAGAAGAACAGGTAACAGctatgaaaaattcgatTCATCAACTCGAAATAGCTAAGCTTGAACAGGAGACTAAAAAGAAACAACTAGAAAATGATTTGGAGACGGTCCGTTCGAAGTTGGATGCTTTACGAACTGAGCTAGCTTCTTTGTAA
- the ARG3 gene encoding ornithine carbamoyltransferase (go_function amino acid binding; carboxyl- and carbamoyltransferase activity~go_process amino acid metabolism), with protein sequence MIMTVKSASSKRFFSATTLKSQKPRHLVNMIQLNNEELASLVNKAAGFKKIVRSGETSPVNHQKLLGKLVALLFSKRSTRTRISTEGAAAFFGAQPMFLGKDDIQLGVNESMYDTTKVISSMTSCIFARVNRHQDILDLCKDSSVPIINSLCDMYHPLQAITDILTIKEAFGKTQGLKLAWIGDSNNVINDLAIASLRSGIDVSVSIPQGVEFDTEVGNKAHEIAKEQNLSFEVVHDPAVALKNADVIVTDTWISMGQEEEKIEKLKQFAGYQITPEMIANGQANSNWKFMHCLPRHQEEVNDDVFYSDRSLVFEEAENRLYAAMAVIEAFVVNKGDLLK encoded by the coding sequence ATGATTATGACCGTTAAATCTGCTAGCAGTAAGAGATTTTTTTCCGCTACCACCTTGAAGAGCCAGAAACCTCGTCATTTGGTGAATATGATacaattgaacaacgaGGAGTTGGCTTCTTTGGTGAATAAGGCTGCTGGATTCAAAAAAATCGTCAGATCTGGCGAAACATCACCAGTAAACCATCAGAAGCTCTTGGGGAAATTGGTCGCCCTTttgttttccaagagatctaccagaaccagaatctCTACCGAAGGTGCTGCAGCCTTCTTTGGAGCGCAACCTATGTTTTTAGGTAAGGATGACATCCAATTGGGAGTTAACGAATCGATGTATGACACCACAAAAGTGATCAGTTCCATGACTTCGTGTATCTTTGCCAGAGTCAACAGACACCAGGACATTCTTGACTTGTGTAAGGACTCCTCTGTTCCTATTATCAACTCGTTGTGTGACATGTACCATCCATTGCAAGCCATTACTGACATTCTTACTATTAAAGAAGCCTTTGGCAAGACTCAGGGCTTGAAGCTTGCCTGGATCGGAGATTCCAACAATGTGATTAATGATTTGGCAATTGCATCGTTGAGACTGGGCATTGatgtttctgtttcaattCCACAAGGTGTCGAGTTCGATACTGAAGTCGGCAATAAGGCTCACGAAATAGCTAAGGAACAAAATTTGCTGTTTGAAGTTGTCCACGACCCTGCCGTAGCCTTGAAGAACGCCGATGTCATAGTCACTGATACCTGGATTTCCATGggacaagaagaagaaaagatcgagaagttgaagcagtTTGCTGGTTACCAGATCACCCCAGAGATGATTGCAAACGGTCAAGCCAACAGCAACTGGAAGTTCATGCATTGTTTGCCCAGACATCAGGAAGAAGTAAACGACGATGTTTTCTATAGCGACCGTTCTCTTgtgtttgaagaagctgaaaacaGATTGTATGCTGCAATGGCTGTGATCGAAGCATTTGTCGTGAACAAGGGAGATTTATTGAAGTAA
- the GRE2 gene encoding NADPH-dependent methylglyoxal reductase GRE2 (induced by osmotic stress similar to dihydroflavonol 4-reductase from plants) codes for MTSVFVSGATGFIAQHVVKDLLAKNYTVIGSVRSASKGDHLAELLGSKKFSYEVVEDIEKEGAFDAALEKHPEVSVFLHTASPFHFKATDNEKELLLPAVNGTKNAFRAIQLHGKNVTNVVLTSSYAAVGTASKDANKDEVINEESWNEITWEEALKDPVSGYRGSKTFAEKAAWEFLKENNPKFVLSVVNPTFVFGPQAFDSEVKDSLNTSSEVINALLKSGANGVVPPVKGGFVDVRDVSSAHITAFEKEAAYGQRLILNSTRFTAQEIVDILNKRFPELVGKIPVGEPGTGPSLRANNATIDNTKTKKILGVSEFIGLEKSVVDSVSQILRTRK; via the coding sequence ATGACCTCCGTTTTCGTATCAGGTGCCACCGGCTTTATTGCCCAGCATGTTGTCAAGGACTTGCTTGCCAAAAACTACACTGTGATTGGCTCTGTGAGATCCGCATCCAAAGGAGACCACTTGGCCGAGCTCTTGGGCTCCAAAAAATTCTCGTACGAAGTCGtagaagatattgaaaaggaagGTGCCTTTGATGCTGCATTGGAAAAACACCCCGAGGTGTCTGTTTTCTTGCACACCGCCTCtcctttccatttcaaGGCTACCGATAACGAAAAGGAGTTATTGTTACCTGCCGTTAACGGAACGAAGAATGCGTTCAGAGCCATCCAGTTGCATGGAAAGAATGTCACCAATGTGGTTCTTACGTCATCATACGCTGCCGTAGGAACTGCCTCTAAGGACGCCAACAAGGACGAAGTTATCAACGAAGAGTCCTGGAACGAGATTACCTGGGAAGAGGCTCTCAAGGATCCTGTTTCTGGTTACAGAGGTTCCAAGACGTTTGCTGAGAAGGCCGCTTGGGAATTCCTCAAAGAGAACAACCCAAAATTCGTGTTATCGGTAGTGAACCCCACTTTTGTATTTGGACCACAAGCATTCGATTCCGAAGTCAAGGACTCCTTGAACacatcttctgaagttaTTAACGCGTTGCTCAAGCTGGGTGCAAACGGAGTTGTTCCTCCTGTCAAGGGAGGCTTCGTAGATGTGAGAGATGTTTCTTCTGCCCACATTACCGCATTTGAAAAGGAAGCAGCATACGGCCAAAGGTTAATTTTGAACTCGACTCGTTTTACTGCACAAGAAATCGTagacatcttgaacaaaagaTTTCCCGAGCTCGTGGGCAAGATTCCTGTCGGAGAACCAGGTACTGGACCTTCTTTACGTGCCAACAATGCCACTATTGACAACACTAAGACCAAGAAAATTCTTGGAGTTTCTGAGTTTATTGGATTGGAAAAGTCAGTTGTTGATTCGGTTAGCCAGATTCTTAGAACTAGAAAATAA
- a CDS encoding predicted protein, whose translation MLSPTIVVQQKTPQDDTSREESSTPSEEGITYKGRKIARSVRLQQMRESQKLLREQRKLKIKNLEDENARLRTQIDILKKASGNYIPKSANPDTFFPPKLLEITYNHEYVPLNGDRFLQGLPDEIIQKFYLDDGKCIVTAILERNFDCIAMDEPVERSLRLRNGVFRYSPSDEITRTFFTQLRHYTIYKSVPVQWLEINNFLPGGTISVFTIVEYIYKYADLHSLSMELLGLFITKHLFATYWGPALYVTDLSACISAASDPSYDEEYLSGGVPQRICE comes from the coding sequence ATGCTTAGTCCTACCATAGTTGTGCAACAGAAGACGCCTCAAGACGACACCTCTCGAGAGGAGTCGTCGACTCCATCTGAGGAAGGGATAACTTACAAGGGCAGAAAAATTGCTCGATCTGTTCGGTTGCAGCAGATGAGAGAGTCGCAAAAGTTGCTTCGTGAACAGAGGAAACTtaagatcaagaacttggaagatgaaaacGCCCGCTTGAGGACCCAGATCGACATTCTAAAGAAGGCCTCTGGAAACTACATACCAAAGAGCGCAAACCCAGATACATTCTTTCCTcccaagttgttggaaataACATACAACCACGAGTATGTACCTCTCAACGGTGAcagatttcttcaaggttTGCCAGATGAAATCATCCAGAAGTTCTATTTGGATGACGGGAAGTGTATCGTAACTGCAATTCTAGAAAGAAATTTCGACTGTATCGCCATGGATGAGCCAGTGGAAAGAAGCTTGCGGTTGAGGAACGGAGTATTTAGATACTCGCCCAGCGACGAAATCACAAGGACGTTCTTCACGCAATTGAGGCACTATACTATTTACAAGTCGGTTCCTGTTCAGTGGCTTGAAATTAACAACTTCCTTCCAGGAGGGACTATCTCCGTGTTCACCATTGTTGAGTACATCTACAAGTACGCAGATTTACACTCACTAAGTATGGAATTGTTGGGGTTGTTTATTACCAAACACTTGTTCGCTACTTACTGGGGACCTGCTTTATATGTTACCGATTTGTCGGCCTGTATTTCAGCAGCTCTGGATCCTCTGTACGATGAAGAGTATTTATCAGGAGGAGTACCCCAAAGGATTTGCGAATAG
- a CDS encoding predicted protein yields MTLAHRIKKGALLLLILLFGTFSFYYLKSYDSLVQLQSSLAKQNFIPISHYPSSEPLVIFPKVYNHFTGNFTDLYHFQYTHDTVKPRNVVQYSGNSSTLSRRIVDQNFKQHPLIVFDSNNEQEECSKLKDSRIMEISAYEELDRSLEPMVTQLLYQLENDEAFFEMKDVFMKEIQRQQEEGILHKHFFKFGGTSVWLKEHGVHFMISRVVFSLKGFRNAAIVSLAYAQIFNDNWEEMKDVELIFPSRSPHSDEPIVYKSMKFPSFLPIPYYQNFDYRESRFYGPEDPRLLLVKNSLGHEEPLMVFNAFQRKINQTSLSEEGQMNVTFGFYRSMFLCWPFQFQTGKGDIEGVRNETTDHIVYNKIVELRRDNTQRLKKQKNWTPFIDLTERDDNYDKHIYFVYRWSSLEILKCKLTDFSKVGESQCLFVYKRETKQKDDIDVGSLRGGTELLQVDVGGHKAWVGFPRAHIKYCGCGRAMYRPNLAVLTQHGREYKISYVSSFISLDVKIIGWMNPDVECVEKDPSVMLPNGISSWETIGEVDYLTLTISVTDESNHIIQIKNLLEHIKQMTTTENPTLGFNDNAIDCAIKQSKNFCKKYGDSQRKMQKEKKLMEDNED; encoded by the coding sequence ATGACTCTTGCACATCGCATTAAGAAGGGTGCCTTATTGCTTCTTATTTTACTTTTTGGAACTTTCAGTTTCTACTATTTAAAGTCATACGACAGTTTGgttcaattgcaaagttCGCTAGCCAAACAGAATTTCATACCCATTTCCCACTATCCAAGTTCAGAGCCACTTGTGATTTTCCCAAAAGTATACAATCATTTCACTGGCAACTTTACTGACCTCTACCACTTTCAGTACACCCATGATACCGTGAAGCCTAGAAATGTCGTCCAGTATTCTGGCAATTCTTCGACCTTGTCTCGGCGTATTGTAGACCAGAACTTCAAGCAGCATCCATTAATTGTTTTCGATTCAAACAACgagcaagaagaatgttccaaattgaaggaTTCTCGCATAATGGAAATCTCAGCTTATGAAGAGCTCGATCGTCTGTTGGAGCCTATGGTAACACAGCTTTTGTATCAGCTTGAGAACGATGAAGCTTTTTTTGAAATGAAGGATGTTTTCATGAAGGAAATTCAGAGGCAACAGGAAGAAGGAATTCTTCATAAgcatttcttcaagtttggtGGAACTTCTGTATGGTTGAAAGAGCATGGAGTTCATTTCATGATATCAAGAGTAGTCTTCAGTCTCAAAGGCTTTAGAAATGCTGCAATAGTGAGTTTGGCATATGCCCAAATTTTCAACGACAATTGGGAAGAAATGAAGGATGTAGAATTGATTTTTCCTTCGCGATCTCCCCATAGTGATGAGCCCATAGTATATAAGAGTATGAAGTTCCCATCATTCCTTCCAATACCTTATTATCAAAATTTTGATTACCGGGAATCTAGATTTTATGGACCAGAGGATCCTAGACTTTTGctagtgaaaaattcattgGGCCACGAAGAACCGTTAATGGTTTTCAATGCATTCCAGCGTAAAATTAACCAAACCAGTTTGTCCGAAGAAGGACAGATGAATGTGACCTTCGGGTTCTATCGTCTGATGTTCCTTTGCTGGCCATTCCAATTTCAAACAGGTAAGGGTGACATCGAAGGAGTCAGGAACGAAACCACAGACCATATTGTATACAACAAGATTGTGGAATTGAGGAGAGATAACACCCAAAGGTtaaagaagcagaaaaaCTGGACTCCATTTATAGATTTGACGGAAAGAGATGACAATTACGACAAACACATATACTTTGTCTACAGATGGTCCAGTTTGGAAATTTTGAAATGTAAACTCACTGATTTCTCCAAGGTCGGAGAGTCGCAGTGTTTGTTTGTTTATAAACGAGAGACCAAGCAGAAGGATGATATTGATGTTGGATCTCTAAGAGGAGGTACGGAACTTCTCCAAGTAGATGTAGGTGGACACAAAGCATGGGTAGGATTCCCTCGAGCTCACATTAAGTATTGTGGATGCGGCAGGGCCATGTACCGACCAAACTTGGCGGTTCTAACACAGCACGGAAGAGAATACAAAATCAGCTACGTTTCTTCCTTTATTTCTCTTGATGTGAAAATTATAGGCTGGATGAATCCGGATGTAGAGTGTGTTGAGAAAGACCCCAGTGTAATGCTTCCTAATGGTATCTCATCCTGGGAGACtattggagaagttgattatTTGACGTTGACAATATCTGTCACTGATGAATCAAATCATATCATCCAGATAAAGAATTTGCTTGAGCACATCAAACAAATGACAACAACAGAGAATCCTACATTAGGGTTCAATGACAATGCTATTGACTGTGCTATCAAACAGTCTAAGAACTTTTGCAAAAAGTACGGAGATCTGCAGAGGAAGAtgcaaaaagagaagaagttgatggaagaCAATGAAGACTAA